The genomic window GTGCACCGCGACGATCAGCGCGGCCGACATCGCCAGCCCCACGCAGACCAGCGCGATCACCCGGTTCAGGCGCGCGCGCCCTTCGGCCATCGCATCGTCGTTGAGCTTGGTGGCGAACTGCTGAAAGCGCTCCACGCCGGCCGAGTACCTGGCGCCGGACGCCGTGATGTCCTTGTCGTTGATGGCGGCGTAGGCGTCGGGATCGCCCTTGCGCAGCGCGTCCAGGCCCCGCTGCACCACGTCCATGTGGGCGCGGCCGGCGGCGACGATGTCGTCGCGGGTGGCGGCATCCTGCTCCGGAAAGGCCGGCGCCTTCTCGAACGCATCCAGCTCGTCCTTCGACTTGCCGATCGACTTCTGCGCGCTGGCCAGCGCGTCGTCGTTGGCGTGCCCGCTGGCCTTGGCCGAGCTGTACGCGCGCGTCAGCGCGGAGCGCGCGCGCGTCATGTCCTTGTAGGCGTCGTTGAGCAGCAGCGCGCGCGACGCAATCACGTGGATACGTTCCGCGGCGTCGCTGCTGGCGCTGAGCTGGCTCACGCCAAGCACCGCGCCGAATACGATCATCAGGCCGAAAATCACAAGCGTCGCCAGCAGGCCGTGGCGAATACTGAGGTTGTTCATCAAGGGGGCTCTACACGTATGGATTCAGCCCGCCTTAACGTCGCACCACCCTGAAAGCTTGAGACGCGCGCCGCCCGGCGTTTGCGCTACATCAAATCAAAGGACCACCATGCGGCGCTGACGCCACATGACCGCCACCGGCTGGGGCTAGACGTAGGCAATCAGCCGTCCGGCGCAGATCACCAGTGTCCACGTCACCAGCGACAGCACCGCGCACGCGCGTGCCAGCGGGGGCGGCGCGCGGCGCGTCTCCCAGCCCGCGCCGGCGTGCAGCTGGCGATACGGCCCGGCGTGGAACCACGCCGCGTTGGCCACCCCGAACGCGATCAGCCCCAGCTTGACCAGAAAGGCGCGGTTGGCGACCAGTTCATCGGCATGCGCCACGAACAGCAGCGCGCCACTGGCCAGGATGACGAGGAAGCCGACCACCGACGCGGGCAGCGCGTGCCGCAGCAGCAGCGACACCGGCAACTGGCGGCCCAGCCCGGCGAGCCGCAGGTCCACCACGACGATCGATCCAAACAGCAGCGCCATGCCGGCCAGGTGCAGGATCTCGCAGGCGGGGTACGCCCATGGCGACGCCCGCAGCCATACCGCGAACGGCGCCGCCGCCAACTGGGCGGCCCAGCCATCGAGCCAGCCCATCGGTCAGCGCAGCTCCACGGTCTGGCCGCCGTCGAACGTGATGCGCTCCACGCGCATTTCGTCGGCCTTTTCCTTGCTGGCGTAGCCGACCATGGTCACCTGCTGGCCGACGGCCACCTTTTCCGCCGTGGCCCCGCGCGACGTCATGCGCGACACCGGCGCCAGCACCGCGAACCAGCGCTTGCCCTGCGCGTCGACGCGGATCGTGGCGTGGGGGTTCTCGTAATGGGCTTCGACAATCTTGCCGGTCACGGTGAGCGGCTTGGTCTCGTCGTAGGTGGACCAGCCGTGGTGGGCCAGCGCCGGCGCGGCGGCCAGCGCAACGGCGGCCGTAGCGGCCAGCGCGATACGGGAAACGAGGGGACGCAGGGCGAACATGTCGGACTCCTGGAGCGTGGATATGGGGGCGCGGATGGGCTGGCGGGCAGCGCAACCGCCGCAAGGGACACCCCACCCATCGTAGATGACCGGGGCCGGCCCGCCAAGCCGAGGCATCCCGCACGCCGTGTTACGCTGTGGCCGCCTGTCAACGGTCATCTCCCACGCAACTCCCGCCATGTCCACCGCCTTCGATCTGCCGCCGGCCGCACGCCCGGGCCAACCCGCCGACACCATCGACACCCCGTCGCTCGTACTGGACCTCGACGCCTTCGAGCGCAACGTGGACCGCATGCAGCGCGCCGCCAACCGGGCGCGCGTCAAGCTGCGGCCGCACGCCAAGGCGCACAAGTGCCCCGATATCTCGCTGGCGCAGATCAAGCGCGGCGCGGTGGGCATCTGCTGCCAGAAGATCAGCGAGGCGATTCCGTTCGCGCGCGCGGGCGTGCGGGACATCCACATCAGCAACGAACTGGCCGGGCCGGCCAAGGCGGCGATGCTGGCCCAACTGGCCCTGCGTGCGCACGTCAGCGTCTGCGTGGACGACATGGCGCAGATCGACATCCTGGCCAAGGCCGCCGAAGCGGTCGGCACCCGGTTCGACGTCTTCATCGAGGTCAACGTCGGCCAGGGGCGCTGCGGCGTGACCGACCCGGCCGCGATGCTGCCGCTGGTGGACCGCATCACGCGGCTTCATCCGCTGTCGCTGTGCGGCCTGCAGGCATACCACGGCGGCATCCAGCACCTGCGCGGCTGGCAGGAACGGCGTGCCGGCGCGGCGCGCGCGGCGGATCGCACCGGCGCGTTCGTGGCCCGGCTGGAGGCGGCCGGCGCGCGCAACATGGTGATTACCGGCGGCGGCAGCGGCAGCGTGGAGTTCGACCTGCAGAGCGGCGTCTACACCGAGATCCAGCCCGGCTCGTACGTGTTCATGGACGCCGACTATGGCGCCAACGAGTACCTGACCGACGAGCGCCCGGCGTCGACGAACTGCGAGCACAGCCTGTTCATCGCCAGCGCGGTGATGAGCGTGGCGGCCGGGGACCGCGTGGTGGTGGATGCCGGCCTGAAGTCGATGGCCGTGGATTCGGGGCTGCCGTGGATCTGGGCCAACGGCGCGCGCTCGGAGACGCTGGAATACGTGGCGGCCAACGACGAGCACGGGATCATCGCGCCCAGGCTGGCCAGCCGCGTGCGCGACCTGCCCGCGCTGGGCAGCCGCGTGATGCTGGTGCCGGGCCATTGCGACCCGACGCTGAACCTCTACGACGAGATCATCGGCGTGCGCGACGGCGTGGTGGAATGCGTGTGGCCGGTGGCGGCGCGGGGCCTGAGCCGCTGAGCGGCCCGGGCGTCAGGCGAACTGGGCCACCAGTTCGTTGAGGTCGGCCGGCACCCAGGCGGTGCCCGACCATTTTTCGAAATGCAGATCCGAGAGCGGAATCGCCGACAGCGTGCCGACCCAGTCGGTCGGCGCGGCGCCGCAGCGCAGGCCGCTGGCGACCATCGTCATGGCCTCGGGCACGTCGATGTCGGCCACGCGCGTCACCGTGGGCCACGGCAGCAGCCGCAGGTCCTGCTCGGGCAGCCCGAACCGGTACAGCCCGAAGCGCGCATGCAGCGCGGCGCGCGACAGCGACTGGCGCGCGGCGCTCAGCCCATCGTCGCGGGTGGCGGACGGGTCCCACTGCTGGTTACGGGAGAACCACAGGATGCCGTCGCCGGATCGCGGCGCACTCGCGTGCCCCACGGCCGGCATCAGTTGACCTGAGCGGGCAATGGCGACAAGCGGTGTGCCGACCGTGTAGTGCCAGACGAATCCGTTTTCCTGTTCCATGTGAAGCTCCTGCAAACGCGCATCGATCCGCCTCTACTCTGGTGGCGGCCTGCCCCGTTTACAAGCAAGGTCACGGCCTGTTGCGACCGCAACAAAAATAGCGCAATCCGGGTCTATTGCCCGGTGGCGACCCTGCAGCCCTTGTGGGGCCTGGGTCTGCCGAAAATGCAGCGGCGCCGCGGGGGCGCGGCGCCAGCGTGGATCTGAGCGAAACGTCTAAAACCTTAGCACACGGCGTGGTGCGACGCAGCACGAATTGCATGCCAGATGCACGTTTCGGCATCGCAAAAAGCACTTGCGCCGCAAGTCTTTCGTATCCTGCCCATGTATGCAATGTCTGTACATGGACCACAAAATCCGCGAATGC from Cupriavidus pauculus includes these protein-coding regions:
- a CDS encoding DUF6152 family protein, whose product is MFALRPLVSRIALAATAAVALAAAPALAHHGWSTYDETKPLTVTGKIVEAHYENPHATIRVDAQGKRWFAVLAPVSRMTSRGATAEKVAVGQQVTMVGYASKEKADEMRVERITFDGGQTVELR
- a CDS encoding DUF6644 family protein, with amino-acid sequence MGWLDGWAAQLAAAPFAVWLRASPWAYPACEILHLAGMALLFGSIVVVDLRLAGLGRQLPVSLLLRHALPASVVGFLVILASGALLFVAHADELVANRAFLVKLGLIAFGVANAAWFHAGPYRQLHAGAGWETRRAPPPLARACAVLSLVTWTLVICAGRLIAYV
- a CDS encoding DSD1 family PLP-dependent enzyme; its protein translation is MSTAFDLPPAARPGQPADTIDTPSLVLDLDAFERNVDRMQRAANRARVKLRPHAKAHKCPDISLAQIKRGAVGICCQKISEAIPFARAGVRDIHISNELAGPAKAAMLAQLALRAHVSVCVDDMAQIDILAKAAEAVGTRFDVFIEVNVGQGRCGVTDPAAMLPLVDRITRLHPLSLCGLQAYHGGIQHLRGWQERRAGAARAADRTGAFVARLEAAGARNMVITGGGSGSVEFDLQSGVYTEIQPGSYVFMDADYGANEYLTDERPASTNCEHSLFIASAVMSVAAGDRVVVDAGLKSMAVDSGLPWIWANGARSETLEYVAANDEHGIIAPRLASRVRDLPALGSRVMLVPGHCDPTLNLYDEIIGVRDGVVECVWPVAARGLSR